The nucleotide sequence GTCGCCCAGGCCGGGAAGGGGAAGTCCAGGCAGAGCGGCACCGGGATGTCCGGCTGGTTGACGAACATGGTGCCGGGTTTGGCCAGCAGCGCCCGCTGCCGCTGCGCGGCGGGGAGGAAGCCGTACTCCGGGCGGGACGCCTCGGCCGGGTCGAGCCGGCCGACCACCCGGATCGCCGAGTTGGTGACGATCCGCCGCTCCACCTCGCTGGCGGTCTGCTGCGCCCCGATCAGGATCACCCCGAGCGAGCGGCCCCGCTCGGCGATGTCCAGCAGCACCTCCTTGATCGGCGAGGACCCCTCCCGGGGGGCGTACTTGTTCAGCTCGTCGAGGACGACGAAGAGCAGCGGCTTGGCGGTGCCGGCCTTCTCCTTGCGCTCGAACTCGGTCTTCAGGGTCACCCCGACCACGAACCGCTGGGCCCGGTCCGGCAGGTTGTGCAGGTCGACCACTGTCACCTGGGCGCTCTCGGCGGTGTTCACGCTGTGCGGCCGGCGGGTGGCCAGATCTCCCCGGATGAGTCTGGCCAGGTCCTTCTTGCTGCCGATCAGCCGGCGGGCGAAGGCGTTGACGGTGCCCATGTTGACCGCGCTGCCGGCCCACTCCGAGCGGGTCTCGTCGTCGGTGAGCTGCTCGACGACGTGGTCGACCAGGTCGGGGTAGGAGTGGATCCGCACCCCGTCGACGCTCACCCCGCCGTCGGCGGGCTGGGCGTACCGGGCCAGGTGGGCGGCGACCGAGTGCACCACCATGGTGTATTGCTGGCGCTCGTCGTCGGCGTCGGCGAAGACGTACGGCAGCAGCCGGTCAGCACAGAACTCGGTGAGCGTCCAGTAGAAGCTGTCCACCCCGGCGAGCCGGCTGCTCACGTCCGGGGTGCCGGAGGAGTCGCCGGCCCGGGGCGGCGCGTAGACCCGGACGTCCGGGAAGGCGCCCGCGTCGAGTCCCAGCTTCGCGTACGTCTCGGTGGTGGCGGCGTCGAGCCGGCTGTTCGGGTGGTCGAGGAAGAGCAGGTCCTCGCCCTTGACGTTGAAGATCAGTGCCTTGGCGTTCACCGCGTCGCCGCCGAGCACCCCGGAGCGGAACACCGAGTAGAGCAGGAAGGTGGCGAAGCTGGTCTTGGTGGCCACCCCGGAGATGCCGGAGATCGAGACGTGCGCACCGCGCGAGCCGTCCAGGAAGTCGGCGTTCAGGAAGACCGGCACGCCGTCCCGGCCGATCCCCATCGGCACCCGGCGCTCCATCCGGTCGAAGTGCAGCGCCGCCGACCGGGCCTCGCCCTCGGCCCGGTGCACCACCGCACCTGGTGACGGCGGCACGTAGAGCTCCGGGTCGACCCGGGTGGTGGTGATCTCGGCGGCCTCCTGCACCATCGCCGGCAGGGTGCCGTCGGCGATGGCGAAGACGTCGGAGTCGAACTGCGCGCCCTCGTGCCGGGCCCGGACCTGGGTGACCACCCCGGCGATGGTGACCGGCTCCCGGTCGGGCAGCTCGCGACGGGTCACCACCACGTCGTCGAGCTGGAGGTAGCTGCCGGGGTTGACGGCGGTCCAGAACTGCAACGGGGTGGCGTCGGCGGTGCCGAGCACCCGGCCGACCACCGGACCCGGACCCTCCGGTGGACTGTCGGTCACCGTGCCACCCCGATCCGTGTCGCGCCGGCCCGTGCCGCCCCGGTCAGGGTGGGAATCAGGTCAAGACACACGAGTCGCATCCTGCCTCACTAGTACGACACCGTGCCACGCGGCGCGGCGGTGCCCGGCCCGGCGAGCGGGCTGACGGTGCGAAACCGCCGGGCGGGCCGACGGTGCGGAACCGCCGGGCGGTCGCCGGCTTCGTCCCGCGCTCGGCCGTACCCGGTCGGTTCGCAACACGTTAACCTGATCTTGGCGGTCCGCTCCCGCTGCCCGGCTAACCTCCGTGGCCATGATGACCCTCGATCCGGCGCGAGCCGGAGGCAACACGCCGGTCGCGGGGCGGCAGCCTCTCCGCCGGAGTGCCGCGAGCCGCCGGAGTCCGGGTGCCCGGCCGGGACGACCCGGCATCCGACGCGGCCGGCAGGCCCCGGCGTTCGCCGCCGCGCTGCTGCTGGCCGTCGCCGCCGGCACCGGAGCCGCCGCCACCGCCGAGCCGGGACCGGCCGCCGCCGAGCCGGGCCGGGTGCATGTCGCGGAGAACTTCGACGGCGGCACGCTGCCGGCCGGTTGGCGGGCGGTGGACGGCAGTTGGCAGGTGCGGGACGGCCGGCTGTACGGCACCTCGACCGGCTCCGGGCAGAACAACAAGATCACATTTGGCGCGTACCTGGAGCACTTCCGGTTCGAGGCGACCGTACGCTTCGAGTCCGTGACCGCCAGCACCCGCTGGGCCGCGCTCGGCCTCGACGTACCGGCCACCGGGGCGACGCCGTGGTGGATCGCCACCGTGCGCAGCGGCACCACCGCGGCCAACGGGCTGGAGTTCGCCGAGCGCACCGCCGGGAACGCCTGGAACGTCACGGACACCGCCGCCGCGCCGACCGCCGCCGGCACCGGCCGGGACGTCCGGGTGGCGATCGACGTGCACGGCAGCCAGGCCCGGTGGTCCTTCGACGGCCGGGAACTGCTCCGGACCGGCAGCCTGCGCCGCTCGGGCAGCGCCGGGCAGGCGCTCTTCGTCAACGGCGCCACCGTCTCCTTCGACGACGTACGGATCACCGAGCTGGCCCCGAGCGCGCTGCTCCGGCCGCCGGGCAGCCCGGTCGCGGTGATCGCGCACCGGGGCGCCTCGGCGGCGGCACCGGAGAACACCCTCGTCGCCCAGGAGATCGCCCGGCGCGGCGGCGCCGACTGGATCGAGAACGACGTGCAGCCGAGCAGCGACGGTGTGCCGTTCGTGCTGCACGACGCGACGGTGGACCGCACCACCGACGGCACCGGGGCGGTCCGCACGCTGACCAGCAGCCGGCTCAGGGCGCTGGACGCCGGCTCCTGGTTCGCCCCGCACTACGCCGGGGTCCGGATGCCGACCCTGGCCGAGCAGTTGGCGGACCTGCGTACCCGGGGCGGCCGCCTGGTGCTGGAAATCAAGGGCGCGCACAGCCGGGCCGAGGTCGCCCGGATCGTCTCGGTGGTCCGCGAGCAGCAGATGGCCGACCGGGTACTGGTGCAGAGCTTCGAGGTCGACGTGCTGCGGTACAGCCGCGAACTCGCCCCGGAGCTGCCGCTCGGGCTGCTCCGCAGCACGCTGGACGCCGACCCGGTGGCCGTCGCCGCCGAGCTGGGGCTGGCCACCTACAACCCGTCGTCGTCGGCGCTGCTCGGCCGGCCGGCGGTCGTCGGCGACCTGCACCGGGCCGGGATCGCGCTGATGGTCTGGACGGTCGACACCCCGGCCGGCTGGCGCCAGCTCGACGACCTGGGGGTGGACGGGATCATCACCAACCGTCCGGCCGAGCTGGTCGGCTGGAACGCCGCCCGGCGGTAGGTGGTGTGCGGCGGCGCCCCGGGCACCGGGCCGGGGCACCACCGCCGGCTCACTCCCGGACGTACCGGAGCAGCAGTTCGTCCCCGGCGGCGAGCACGTGCCGCAGCGTCATCCCGTGCGGTCTGGTGGTGGGTCCGGCGGTGATCCGGCCGGCGCCCGGACCGGTGAGCATCGGCGCCACGGTCAGGCAGACCTCGTCGACCAGGCCGGCGGCGGTCAGCGAACCGAACAGGTGCGGCCCGCCCTCGCAGAGCAGTTGGTGCTGCCCCCGGCGGTGCAGCTCGGCCAGTCCGGCGGCCAGGTCGACCTGCTCCTCGCCCCGGCGCAGCAGCTCGGCGACCCCGGCGAGCCCGGCCGGGGCCTCGGCCCGCCCGGTCGTGAGCACCACCGGCCGGACCGGGGCGTCCGCGAAGGCCGCCGACTCCGGGTCGAGGTGCAGCGTCCGGGAGACCACCACCAGCGTCGGGTACTCGGCCAGCCCGTGCTCCCGCCGCCACGCCCGGCGCCGCTCGTCCAGCCGAAGCCCTCGGTACCCCTCGTGCCGCAGCGTCCCGGCGCCGACCAGCAGCACGTCGCAGAGCATCCGGAGCAGTCCGAAGACCCGCTTGTCCGGCCCGCTGGAGAGCCCGGCGGAGTGCCCGTCCAGTTCCACCGCACCGTCGACGCTCGTCACGAAGTTCATCCGCAGGTGTGGCCGGTCGGCGCGCGGATAGAGCGCGATCAGTGCCGGTGAGTCCAGCGGAGTCGCCGTCGGGGCAGGCCAGAGCCGGGATATTCCGACATTCCCGCTCATTCGCTGGCCGGACCGGTGACCGGAGGGACGGGTGCGGGGGTACGGTGCTGGCAGTCGCACCAGTTGCGGCCCCGGCACTCGTCGTGTCTGTCGTCCCGGCAGGCTCGGCAGATCATGCCGGTAAGCCTATGCCGAGAGGGTGGGAGACGATGCGCCGTCAGATCTTCCAGCTCAAGGTGTCGCTCGCCGACGTCACACCGCCGGTCTGGCGGCGGGTGCTGGTGCCGGGCGGCTACACCCTGGACCGGGTGCACCGGGTGTTCCAGTCCGTACTGGGCTGGCAGAACTGCCACCTGCACTCGTTCGACATCGACGGTGCCCAGTACGGCGTACCGGACCCCGAGGGGGAGTTGACGCTCCGGGACGAGCTGGACACCCGGCTGGACGCGGTGGCGACCAAGGGCGGACGGTTCCTCTACACCTACGACTTCGGCGACTGGTGGGAACACGACGTGACCGTCGAGGACGTCTTCGGCGCCGACCCGGAGGAGCGCTATCCGGTCTGTTCCGCCGGCGAGGGGGCCTGCCCGCCCGAGGACGTCGGCGGCCCGTTCGGCTACCGGCAGTTCCTCGCCGCGATGGCCGACCCGGGGCATCCGGAGCACGACTCGTTGCGGGCCTGGCTCGGCCGGCCCTTCGAGCCGTCGAGTTTCGACCCCGGCCGGGCCAGCACCCTGGCCCGCTGGCTCAGCTGACCCGGATCCGGGCCGGCACCGACGCTCCACCGCCACGTCGTTCCGCCGCTCCACAGTGAACTCCCGGACGCCCGGGACCGGGCCCCTTCTCGACGTCGGGTGCGGAACCCGTCCTGCGGCGGGGGCACCCGGGCCGGTCTGGTTACCCGCCGGTCAGCTTCCGCGTTACCTCGGGGATAACGCCCGCTTTGCGGGTGAGTGACCCGGCGCCGACGGTAACGAAATGGGAACGCTCCCAGATGCCCATTGACACCCCCGAAACGTCCCGGCAATCTCATGGGAGCGCTCCCGAGGGTTGTGGCCCAAGCCACAGAAGCCACGTCGAGGCGTCGAACCGAATCCCCAACGCACGGCGCCGAGCCATCAGCCCGGCGCCGCTCGGCGGGCGGACATACGCACCTTCCCGCACCGGGAAACGCACCAGCAGCACCGTCGGACACACGAAATCTCCGCCACCACAACACGAGTTAACCCACCTGAGAGGGGTCAGGGATGAGCGTCATCAGGCGCCGGCTCCGCACCGTCGCGGTCGCCGCGCTCGCCGCGGGCGTGGCTCTCGGCAGCACGGCGTGCAGCAAGAGCGACAACGAGGGGTCCTCCGGCGAAGGGGGACAGGTCAAGCTGGTCCTGCAGACCTTCCAGAACTTCGGCTACGACCAGGCGATCAAGGACTTCGAGGCCGCCAACCCGAACATCAAGGTCGAGCACCAGAAGATGGGCGAGCTGCGCGACTTCCAGCCGAAGCTGGTGCAGTGGCTCGCCGCGGGCAGCGGTGCCGGCGACGTGGTCGGGCTCGAAGAGGGTGTCCTGCTGGGTTACGTGCAGAACCACGACAAGTTCGCCAACCTGCTGGAACTCGGGGCCGACGAGCTGAAGTCCAGCTTCCCGGAGTGGAAGTGGAACAACGCCCTCACCCCGGACGGCAAGAAGCTGATCGGGCTCGGCACCGACGTCGGCGGCCTGGCCATGTGCTACCGCAAGGACCTGTTCGAGCAGGCCGGTCTGCCGACCGACCGCGAGCAGGTCTCGCAGCGGATCAGCACCTGGCAGGACTACATCGCGCTGGGCAAGGAGTTCAAGGCCAGCGGCAAGGTCAAGGCCGCCTGGCTGGACAGCGCCACCAGCCTGATGCAGCCGCACGTCATGCAGAACTCCGAGACGTTCTTCTTCGACAAGGACAACAAGTTCATCGGTGACACCAACCCGGTCGTCAAGCAGACCTGGGACATGGGCCTGCAGATGGCGGCCGACGGGCTGACCGCCAAGGCGCAGCGCTGGAGCGCCGACTGGGACGCCGCCTTCAAGAACTCGGCGTTCGCCACCATCCCCTGCCCGGCCTGGATGACCGAGGGCGTCATCGCGCAGCGGTCCGGCCCGGCGAACTCCGGCAAGTGGGACATCGCCAAGATCCCCGGCGGTGGCGGCAACTGGGGTGGCTCCTACCTCGCGGTGCCGGCGCAGACCAAGCACCCGAAGGAGGCGTACCAGCTGGCCAAGTACCTGACCAGCAAGGAGGGTCACCTGGCGGCGTTCAAGGAGGCCGGTGCGATGCCGTCGGACATCGCCGGCCTCGAGGACCCGGCCTTCAAGGACAAGAAGAGCGACTACTTCAGCGGCGCCCCGACCGGCCAGATCTTCGGCGAGAGCGTCAAGAACATGAAGCCGGTCTTCCTCGGTGCCAAGCACCAGCAGGTCTGGGAGACCATCGTCGAGCCGCAGATGCAGGCAGCCGAGCGCGGCCAGCTCAGCTCGGACGCCGCCTGGAAGAAGGCGATGGACGAGGCCAAGAAGGCGACCAGCTAGTCGACCGGTGACCTGCCGTGCCCACGGGTGAGCAGCCCGTGGGCCCGGCGCGGTGCCCACACCCGCGCTGGGTGTGGGCACCGCCGCGAGGTCACCGGCCGGTCCACCTCCCCGGAAGGACCCCGCAATGAGCACTGCTGTCGGCGCGGCAACACCACGGCACGCTGCCACGCCACCCACCCCGGAACCGTCGCACCGCCGGCGGTCGTACCGCCTCGGTCGCTGGGACATCAAGTACTCGCCGTACCTCTACGTCGCACCGTTCTTCATCCTCTTCGGGATCTTCGGCCTCTTCCCGGTCCTCTACACGGTCTACGTCTCCCTCTTCGAGTACGACCTGCTCAGCGGCAGCAAGGAGTACGTCGGGCTGGAGAACTACCGGGTCCTGATGGACGACTCCCAGTTCTGGAACGCCGCCTACAACACGTTCGGCATGTTCGTGCTCAGCACCGTGCCGCAGCTCGTGGTGGCGCTGATGCTGGCCAACCTGCTGAACCGGCAGATGCGGGCCCGCACGCTGTTCCGGATGGGCATCCTGATCCCCAACATCACCTCGGTGGCCGCCGTCGGCATCATCTTCGCGCTGATCTTCGCCGACCGGTACGGCCTGGTGAACTGGCTGCTCGGCACCGTCGGCTTCGACCCGGTCGCCTGGCGGGACAGCCGCTACGCCTCCTGGTTCGCGGTCGCCTTCATGGTCGACTGGCGGTGGACCGGCTACAACGCCCTGATCTACCTGGGTGCGATGCAGGCCATCCCGAAGGACCTCTACGAGTCGGCTGCCCTGGACGGCGCCTCCAGCTGGCGGCAGTTCTGGAAGATCACCGTCCCGCTGATCCGGCCCACCATCCTCTTCACGATCATCATCTCCACCATCGGCGGCCTGCAGATCTTCACCGAGCCCCTGATGTACGGCTTCGGCATGATCCGGGGCGGCGCCTCCAACGAGTTCCAGACCCTGGCGATGTACATCTACGAGCGCACCTTCACCGGCAACTTCGAGTACGGCTCCGGTGCCGCGATGTCCTGGCTGCTCTTCCTGATGATCGTCATCTTCGCGCTGATCAACTTCGCGATGGTCCGCCGCTCGGTCAAGGGGGAGCAGAAGTGACCACCATCCAGACCCTGCCCCGGACGGTGACCCCCGCCCCGGCACCGGCCCGTCGCCGTCGCCGCCGTGGGGCGCCCGGTGCCCAGCTCTGGCAGGCCAGCCCGCTGACCTACCTCGCGCTGATCATCGGCTCGGTGCTCTCGATCTTCCCGATCGTCTGGTCGTTCATCATCGCATCCCGGGACAACGGCGCGGTCTACGAGATGCCGCCGACCCCGGGCGGCAAGCTCTTCGAGAACATCGACCGGATGCTGGCCAACGAGGACGCCTCGTTCGTCTACGGTCTGATCAACTCGGCGGTGGTCTCCTCCGTGGTGACCATCTCGGTGATCTTCTTCTCCACCCTGGCCGGCTTCGCCTTCGCCAAGCTCAAGTTCCGGGGCAGCAACGCCCTGCTGCTGGTGATCATCCTGACCATGATGGTGCCGACCCAGCTCGGCATCATCCCGCTCTACCTGATGATGGTGGAGCTGGGCTGGACCGGCACCCTCCAGGCGGTCATCGTGCCGTTCCTGGTGCAGGGCTTCGGGGTCTTCATGATGCGCCAGTACGCGATGTCGGCGATCAGCGACGAACTGATCGAGGCCGCCCGGCTCGACGGCTGCTCCACCTGGCGGGTCTACTGGAACGTCGTCCTGCCGGCGCTGCGCCCGGCGGCGGCCGTACTCGGCCTGCTGACCTTCATGCAGACCTGGAACGAGTTCCTCTGGCCGTTCGTCGTGCTCACCCCCGACACGCCGACCGTGCAGTACTCGCTGAAGATCCTTTCGTCGGGCCCGTACCAGACGGATTATGTAGCCCTGTTCGCCGGTACCGCGCTGGCGACCCTGCCGCTGCTGATCGTGTTCATCATCTTCGGCCGCCAGATCATCGGCGGCATCATGGAAGGCGCCGTCAAGTCGTGAGCAACTCCGCGAGCCCACAGTCCACGCAACTGCTCGAGGGAGGCGGAGCCGCGGACTTCCCCGCCGGCTTCGTCTGGGGCGCGGCGACCGCGGCGTACCAGATCGAGGGGGCGGTGCACGAGGGCGGTCGAAGCGCATCGATCTGGGACACCTTCAGCCACACCCCCGGCCGGGTCCTGCACGGGCACACCGGTGACGTCGCCTGCGACCACTACCACCGCTACCGCGACGACGTGAAGCTGATGGCCGAGCTGGGGCTGAAGGCGTACCGGCTCTCGGTCGCCTGGCCCCGGATCCAGCCCGACGGGCACGGGTCCGGCAACGCCGAGGGGCTGGACTTCTACCGGCGGCTCACCGACGAGCTGCTGGAGCACGGCATCGAGCCGTGGATCACGCTCTACCACTGGGACCTGCCGCAGGCGATCGAGGATGCCGGCGGCTGGCCGAACCGGGACACCGCCGCCCGGTTCGCCGAGTACGCCGAGCTGACCGTCGCCGCCCTCGGCGACCGGGTCCGGCACTGGATCACCCTGAACGAGCCCTGGTGCTCGGCCTTCCTCGGCTACGGCTCCGGCGTGCACGCGCCGGGGCGGACCAACCCGAGGGAGGCGGTCCGGGCGGCGCACCACCTGATGCTCGGGCACGGCCTGGCCACCCAGGCCATCCGGGCGGCCCGGCCGGAGGCCGAGGTCGGGGTGACCCTCAACCTGTACGCGGTCTCCCCGCAGACCTCCTCGGCCGGTGACGCCGACGCGGCCCGCCGGATCGACGGGCTGGCCAACCGGATCTTCCTGGACCCGGTGCTGCGCGGCAGCTACCCGACCGACGTGATCGCCGACCTGGCCTCGGTGACCGACTTCGGGCACGTCCGGGAGGGCGACCTTGCGACCATCTCCACCCCGATGTCGTTCCTCGGCATCAACTACTACAGCCGGCACGTGGTCGCCGCCCCGATCGAGGGCGTCGAGCCGGAGCCGTACTGGCGGGCCCCGTCGACCTGGCCCGGCAGCGAGCAGGTCCGGTTCGTCACCCGGGGTGTGCCGGTGACCGACATGGACTGGGAGATCGACGCCCCCGGGCTGGTCGAGACCCTGGAGCGGGTGCACCGGGAATATCCGGAACTGCCGCTCTACATCACCGAGAACGGTTCCGCGTTCGTCGACGAGGTGGTGGACGACCGGATCGACGACGTCGACCGGCTCGGCTACTTCGACGCGCACCTGCGGGCCTGTCACGCGGCGATCAGCGCGGGGGTGCCGCTGCGCGGCTACTTCGCCTGGTCACTGCTTGACAACTACGAGTGGGCGTGGGGTTACACCAAGCGCTTCGGCATGGTCTACGTCGACTACGACAGCCAGCGCCGGATACCCAAGTCGAGCGCCAGGTGGTACTCGGAGGTCGTCCGACGTAACGGTTTGGCCGCACAATGAACCTTCGACCTCTGCTCGCGGTCCGGCATGCCCCCGAGTGAAGGTCGGGACGCAGGCGAGGCGCTGTCCAGGCCGAAGAGGGTTCAATAGGCGTGGTCAGCCAGTATTGGGGGTGCCCGGCACCGATCCGCAGCGGGTCGGTGCCGGACATCCGACGTCGGAGGGACAGACGATGACAACCCAGCGCACCCGCTCGCTCGGGCGGCCCACCCTGGACGCGGTCGCCGCCCGCGCCGGAGTGGGGCGGGGCACCGTGTCCCGCGTCGTCAACGGATCACCACAGGTGAGCCCGGAGGCCCGGGCGGCGGTGCAGCGGGCCATCGCCGAGCTGGGCTACGTGCCGAACCGGGCGGCCCGGGCCCTGGTCACCCAGCGGACCGACTCGGTGGCCCTGGTGGTCTCCGAGTCGGAGGAGCGGGTCTTCGGCGAGCCGTTCTTCGCCGGCATCGTGCGCGGGATCAGCTCCGCACTGCTGGAGACCCCGATGCAGCTCTGGCTGGCGATGGCACAGTCGCCGGCCGAGCGGGAACGGGTCGAGCACCACCTGACCAACCAGCACGTCGACGGCGTGCTGCTGCTCTCGCTGCACGACGCCGACCCGCTGCCCACCCTGCTGGAACAGCGCGAGCTGCCGACCGTGCTCGGCGGCCGGCCGGCCCGGATGCTCGGCGACCCCTCCGGGGCGTACTTCGTCGACGTGGACAACGCCGGTGGCGCCCGGCAGGCGGTCGAATACCTCGTCGGGCAGGGCCGCAAGCGGGTGGCGACGATCGCCGGCCCGCAGGACATGGGCGTCGGCGTGGCCCGGCTGACCGGCTACCGGGAGGCGGTACGCGACAGCGGCGGGCTGGTCAGCGAGGGCATGATCGCGTACGGCGACTTCAGCGAGACAAGTGGCGCGGCGGCGATGCGCCGGCTGCTGGACAGCTGCCCCGAACTCGACGCGGTCTTCGTCGCCTCCGACCTGATGGCCTGCGGGGCGCTGCGGGCGCTGCGCGAGGCGGGCCGGCGGGTCCCCGAGGACGTGGCGGTGGTCGGCTTCGAGGACGCCCCGATCGCCCGGCAGACCGAGCCGCCGCTTACCACCGTCTTCCAGCCGATGGAGGAGATGGGGCGGCAGATGGCCCGGTTGCTCGTCTCGCGGATCCGTCGGGAGGAGCGCGACGTGCCCTACGTGCTGCTCGACACCCATCTGGTGCACCGCCAGTCCGGCTGAACCCGGCCGGCCGCACCGGTCGCCGCTCCGGCCGGGCGGCGTCGTGGCTCTGTCCCCCGGGTAGCGGTGGTCCGGCCAGCTGACATCCTGGCCGTGCGCCCCGGGCGGCGCGGCGGCTCAGTCGCCGGTCCAGCGGCGCAGCTCGCGGCGGGCCAGCGCGGCCCGGTGCACCTCGTCCGGGCCGTCGGCCAACCGGAGGGTACGGGCGCCGGCCCAGAGCGCGGCCAGCGGCGTGTCCTGGCTGACTCCGGCCCCGCCGTGCGCCTGGATCGCCTTGTCGATCACCCACTCGGCCATCGCCGGAGTAGCGATCTTGATCGCCTGGATCTCGGTGTGCGCGCCCTTGTTGCCGACGGTGTCCATCAGCCAGGCGGTCTTCAGCACCAGCAGCCGGGCCTGCTCGATCCGCACCCGGGACTCGGCGATCCACTCCCGCACCACGCCCTGCTCGGCAAGCGGCCGGCCGAACGCGACCCGCTCGGCGGCCCGCCGGCAGAGCAGTTCGAGGGCGCGCTCGGCCATCCCGACCAGGCGCATGCAGTGGTGGATCCGGCCCGGACCGAGCCGCGCCTGTGCGATCGGGAAGCCGTCGCCGGGAGCACCGATCAGGTGGTCCGCCGGCACCCGTACGTCGTCGAAGCTCACCTCGGCGTGCCCGCCGTGTGCGCCGTCGGAGTAGCCGAAGACGGTCAGGCCCCGGTGCACCGTCACCCCCGGAGTGTCCCGGGGCACCAGCACCATGCTGTGCTGCCGGTGCCGGGGCGCCGACGGGTCGGTCCTGCCCAGCACCACGAAGATCCCGCAGCGCGGGTCCATCGCCCCGGTCGACCACCACTTCCGCCCGGTGACCACGTACCCGTCGCCGTCCGGCTCGATCCTCGTGGCGATGTTCGTCGCGTCCGAGGAGGCGACCTCCGGCTCGGTCATGCAGAACGCCGACCGCAGCTCGCCGTCGAGCAGCGGGCGCAGCCAGCGCTCCCGCTGCGCCGGGCTGCCGAAGTCGGCCAGCAGTTCCATGTTGCCGGTGTCCGGTGCGGCGCAGTTGAGCGCCTCCGGGGCCAGCTGCGGACTGCGGCCGGTCAGTTCGGCCAGCGGAGCGTACTGGAGGTTGCCGAGCCCGGCGCCGTACTCCGGATGGGGCAGGAAGAGGTTCCACAGGCCCCGGCGCCGGGCCTCGGCCTGCAACTCCGCCATGACCGGCGGTCGGCTCCACCGGCCGGTTCCGCTCTCCGCGGCGGCGACCTGCTCGGCGTAGACCGGCTCGGCCGGCAGGATCCGGTCGGTCAGGAAGTCGTGCAGCGCCTCGTGCAGCTCGGCGGTGCGCGGATCGAACCCGAAGTCCATCGGTACTCCTCGGCAGGTGCGCTCGGCGGGATGTCCGGCGGTGTGGCGGCGGGGGCGGGTCAGTTCCGGCGGAAGGCGGTCAGGCCGTACGCGACCAGCGGGTGGACCAGGGCGCCGATCCGGTCGAACCCGTCGCCGACGGTCTGCCCCAGGGTGTGCCGGTAGTGGATGCCCTCGCAGATGACGGCGAGCTTGAAGCAGCCCAACGCCACGTGCCAGTCCAACGGGCCGACGTCGACGTCGCTGCGTGACGCGTACCGGTCGAGCAACTCGGCGCCGGAGGGGAAGCCGGCCCGCGGACCGAGCCCGTCCGCCACCGGGTTGCCCTCGGCCACCTCGGAGTTACCGAGCACCTCCCAGTACGTCAGCAGCAGCCCGAGGTCGGCGAGCGGGTCACCGAGGGTGGCCATCTCCCAGTCGAGTACCGCCCGGACCGCGACCGGCGGGCTCTCCGGGGCGTCGCCCGGTTCGGGACCG is from Micromonospora sp. WMMD1102 and encodes:
- a CDS encoding LacI family DNA-binding transcriptional regulator, translating into MTTQRTRSLGRPTLDAVAARAGVGRGTVSRVVNGSPQVSPEARAAVQRAIAELGYVPNRAARALVTQRTDSVALVVSESEERVFGEPFFAGIVRGISSALLETPMQLWLAMAQSPAERERVEHHLTNQHVDGVLLLSLHDADPLPTLLEQRELPTVLGGRPARMLGDPSGAYFVDVDNAGGARQAVEYLVGQGRKRVATIAGPQDMGVGVARLTGYREAVRDSGGLVSEGMIAYGDFSETSGAAAMRRLLDSCPELDAVFVASDLMACGALRALREAGRRVPEDVAVVGFEDAPIARQTEPPLTTVFQPMEEMGRQMARLLVSRIRREERDVPYVLLDTHLVHRQSG
- a CDS encoding GH1 family beta-glucosidase; the protein is MSNSASPQSTQLLEGGGAADFPAGFVWGAATAAYQIEGAVHEGGRSASIWDTFSHTPGRVLHGHTGDVACDHYHRYRDDVKLMAELGLKAYRLSVAWPRIQPDGHGSGNAEGLDFYRRLTDELLEHGIEPWITLYHWDLPQAIEDAGGWPNRDTAARFAEYAELTVAALGDRVRHWITLNEPWCSAFLGYGSGVHAPGRTNPREAVRAAHHLMLGHGLATQAIRAARPEAEVGVTLNLYAVSPQTSSAGDADAARRIDGLANRIFLDPVLRGSYPTDVIADLASVTDFGHVREGDLATISTPMSFLGINYYSRHVVAAPIEGVEPEPYWRAPSTWPGSEQVRFVTRGVPVTDMDWEIDAPGLVETLERVHREYPELPLYITENGSAFVDEVVDDRIDDVDRLGYFDAHLRACHAAISAGVPLRGYFAWSLLDNYEWAWGYTKRFGMVYVDYDSQRRIPKSSARWYSEVVRRNGLAAQ
- a CDS encoding acyl-CoA dehydrogenase family protein translates to MDFGFDPRTAELHEALHDFLTDRILPAEPVYAEQVAAAESGTGRWSRPPVMAELQAEARRRGLWNLFLPHPEYGAGLGNLQYAPLAELTGRSPQLAPEALNCAAPDTGNMELLADFGSPAQRERWLRPLLDGELRSAFCMTEPEVASSDATNIATRIEPDGDGYVVTGRKWWSTGAMDPRCGIFVVLGRTDPSAPRHRQHSMVLVPRDTPGVTVHRGLTVFGYSDGAHGGHAEVSFDDVRVPADHLIGAPGDGFPIAQARLGPGRIHHCMRLVGMAERALELLCRRAAERVAFGRPLAEQGVVREWIAESRVRIEQARLLVLKTAWLMDTVGNKGAHTEIQAIKIATPAMAEWVIDKAIQAHGGAGVSQDTPLAALWAGARTLRLADGPDEVHRAALARRELRRWTGD
- a CDS encoding carbohydrate ABC transporter permease, producing the protein MTPAPAPARRRRRRGAPGAQLWQASPLTYLALIIGSVLSIFPIVWSFIIASRDNGAVYEMPPTPGGKLFENIDRMLANEDASFVYGLINSAVVSSVVTISVIFFSTLAGFAFAKLKFRGSNALLLVIILTMMVPTQLGIIPLYLMMVELGWTGTLQAVIVPFLVQGFGVFMMRQYAMSAISDELIEAARLDGCSTWRVYWNVVLPALRPAAAVLGLLTFMQTWNEFLWPFVVLTPDTPTVQYSLKILSSGPYQTDYVALFAGTALATLPLLIVFIIFGRQIIGGIMEGAVKS